A genome region from Triticum aestivum cultivar Chinese Spring chromosome 2B, IWGSC CS RefSeq v2.1, whole genome shotgun sequence includes the following:
- the LOC123047487 gene encoding exocyst complex component EXO70A1 isoform X1, translating into MERAAAAEAALLREKASLLRESMRRSEAVREGSAAAVDSIGRRMAAVDEAVRPAQARTWSAYSAHDNVARSLRAVEAVVRHLDAVREAESVILESASKGVTAYLDTVDNLKSAEDFFTSNRIGTAGVDALKRVDELLHKAAAELENEFSRVLSECSKPVELEQLLKCLPSRSSAKDSAESQPNPGAVLSLPTLIDPRYVPRLSKLAQKSVQLGCHKQFVKIYRCKLLQVSNCLTYLQCSVTIFHDLLAHDIFLHTSRDTRSSTLELTLKQLGVEYVTAEEVQTAQAESRDAKIAHWIRCLQIAVKLLFPSERALCDQIFEGKHAWKDHCFAAATSKSLLNLLSFGQAISKSKTAPDKVFLLLDMFDRTLELQSEVEAVFAGDECAENRKSASTLVKCLAQAAKKTLIDFKDSIVKESPKNTSTDGDVHPLTSYVGNYIKYLMDYQSSLKLIFQESSNGDGTKSGLVSEISGLIHAVETNLDVKAKQYKDHALGILFLMNNINYIVRSIRGSEAKDLVGDDWIQRRRRTVQQHATQYKRVAWGKVLECLSAQGLTSSVGSATEGIAGSVGSIGSHSGTTSTSVIKARFKSFNKQFEEVCQTQMNWAIPDKELRDNLILAVAEILLPAYRSFLKRFGPLVENSHHASKYMKYTPEALEQTLGNLFAKKLPQ; encoded by the exons ATggagcgtgcggcggcggcggaggcggcgctgcTCCGCGAGAAAGCGAGTCTGCTGCGGGAGTCGATGCGCAGGAGCGAGGCGGTGCGCGAGGGGTCGGCCGCGGCGGTCGACTCCATCGGCCGCCGCATGGCCGCCGTCGACGAGGCCGTGCGCCCCGCCCAG GCGAGGACGTGGAGCGCGTACAGTGCCCACGACAACGTCGCCAGGAGCCTCCGCGCCGTGGAGGCCGTCGTACGGCACCTCGACGCCGTCCGCGAG GCAGAGTCGGTGATATTGGAAAGTGCAAGCAAGGGTGTTACTGCATATCTCGACACGGTTGATAACTTAAAAAGCGCCGAGGATTTCTTCACTTCAAATAGAATCGGTACAGCTGGTGTTGACGCGCTCAAACGTGTCGATGAATTGCTTCACAAGGCGGCTGCTGAGCTGGAGAATGAATTCAGCAGGGTGCTATCAGAATGCAG CAAACCGGTAGAGCTTGAACAACTTCTCAAATGTCTTCCAAGCCGTTCATCAGCGAAAGATTCTGCTGAAAGCCAGCCAAATCCGGGTGCCGTGCTCTCTCTTCCTACGCTCATTGACCCGCGCTACGTGCCTCGGCTCTCAAAGTTAGCTCAGAAATCAGTCCAACTTGGTTGCCATAAACAGTTTGTGAAAATATACAGGTGCAAGCTTCTACAAGTTTCAAATTGCCTGACATACTTGCAGTGCAGTGTTACTATATTTCATGATTTGCTTGCCCATGACATTTTCCTTCATACTTCCAGAGATACTCGCAGTTCAACTTTGGAACTGACCCTTAAGCAGTTGGGAGTTGAATATGTTACGGCAGAAGAAGTACAGACTGCGCAGGCTGAGAGCCGGGACGCTAAAATTGCTCACTGGATCCGATGTTTGCAGATTGCG GTAAAGTTGCTTTTTCCTAGTGAACGCGCACTGTGTGATCAAATTTTTGAAGGGAAGCATGCATGGAAAGACCATTGCTTTGCTGCAGCAACATCCAAAAGCCTCTTGAATCTACTCAGCTTCGGACAAGCTATTTCTAAATCTAAGACAGCACCAGACAAAGTATTTTTGCTGCTAGATATGTTTGACCGAACATTGGAACTTCAATCTGAG GTTGAGGCAGTCTTTGCAGGAGATGAATGCGCTGAAAACCGGAAATCTGCAAGTACTTTGGTCAAATGTTTAGCACAAGCAGCAAAAAAGACTCTCATTGACTTCAAAGACAGCATTGTGAAGGAGTCGCCTAAGAATACGAGTACTGATGGAGATGTGCATCCTCTAACCAGCTATGTTGGAAACTATATCAAATATCTTATGGA CTATCAGTCATCACTAAAGCTGATCTTTCAAGAATCCAGCAATGGAGATGGAACAAAGTCTGGTCTGGTCTCTGAAATCTCTGGCCTTATACATGCAGTAGAGACCAACCTAGATGTAAAAGCAAAGCAATACAAGGATCATGCCCTGGGAATTCTGTTCTTAATGAATAACATCAACTATATCGTCAGATCTATCCGCGG TTCAGAAGCCAAGGATTTAGTTGGTGATGATTGGATTCAAAGACGCCGAAGGACTGTGCAGCAACATGCTACTCAGTACAAAAGAGTTGCTTGGGGAAAG GTATTGGAGTGTCTCTCAGCTCAAGGTTTAACTTCATCAGTAGGTTCCGCTACAGAAGGTATTGCAGGAAGTGTTGGGAGTATCGGATCGCACAGCGGTACAACTTCCACATCTGTGATCAAAGCGAG attcaagtCTTTCAATAAGCAGTTTGAAGAGGTTTGTCAGACTCAGATGAACTGGGCTATTCCCGATAAAGAGTTACGCGATAACCTTATCCTTGCGGTTGCTGAAATTCTGTTACCTGCTTATAGATCTTTCCTGAAACGCTTTGG GCCTCTTGTCGAGAACAGCCATCATGCTTCGAAATATATGAAGTACACTCCAGAAGCACTTGAGCAAACACTTGGTAATCTATTTGCAAAGAAGTTACCACAGTAG
- the LOC123047487 gene encoding exocyst complex component EXO70A1 isoform X2 has protein sequence MERAAAAEAALLREKASLLRESMRRSEAVREGSAAAVDSIGRRMAAVDEAVRPAQARTWSAYSAHDNVARSLRAVEAVVRHLDAVREAESVILESASKGVTAYLDTVDNLKSAEDFFTSNRIGTAGVDALKRVDELLHKAAAELENEFSRVLSECSKPVELEQLLKCLPSRSSAKDSAESQPNPGAVLSLPTLIDPRYVPRLSKLAQKSVQLGCHKQFVKIYRDTRSSTLELTLKQLGVEYVTAEEVQTAQAESRDAKIAHWIRCLQIAVKLLFPSERALCDQIFEGKHAWKDHCFAAATSKSLLNLLSFGQAISKSKTAPDKVFLLLDMFDRTLELQSEVEAVFAGDECAENRKSASTLVKCLAQAAKKTLIDFKDSIVKESPKNTSTDGDVHPLTSYVGNYIKYLMDYQSSLKLIFQESSNGDGTKSGLVSEISGLIHAVETNLDVKAKQYKDHALGILFLMNNINYIVRSIRGSEAKDLVGDDWIQRRRRTVQQHATQYKRVAWGKVLECLSAQGLTSSVGSATEGIAGSVGSIGSHSGTTSTSVIKARFKSFNKQFEEVCQTQMNWAIPDKELRDNLILAVAEILLPAYRSFLKRFGPLVENSHHASKYMKYTPEALEQTLGNLFAKKLPQ, from the exons ATggagcgtgcggcggcggcggaggcggcgctgcTCCGCGAGAAAGCGAGTCTGCTGCGGGAGTCGATGCGCAGGAGCGAGGCGGTGCGCGAGGGGTCGGCCGCGGCGGTCGACTCCATCGGCCGCCGCATGGCCGCCGTCGACGAGGCCGTGCGCCCCGCCCAG GCGAGGACGTGGAGCGCGTACAGTGCCCACGACAACGTCGCCAGGAGCCTCCGCGCCGTGGAGGCCGTCGTACGGCACCTCGACGCCGTCCGCGAG GCAGAGTCGGTGATATTGGAAAGTGCAAGCAAGGGTGTTACTGCATATCTCGACACGGTTGATAACTTAAAAAGCGCCGAGGATTTCTTCACTTCAAATAGAATCGGTACAGCTGGTGTTGACGCGCTCAAACGTGTCGATGAATTGCTTCACAAGGCGGCTGCTGAGCTGGAGAATGAATTCAGCAGGGTGCTATCAGAATGCAG CAAACCGGTAGAGCTTGAACAACTTCTCAAATGTCTTCCAAGCCGTTCATCAGCGAAAGATTCTGCTGAAAGCCAGCCAAATCCGGGTGCCGTGCTCTCTCTTCCTACGCTCATTGACCCGCGCTACGTGCCTCGGCTCTCAAAGTTAGCTCAGAAATCAGTCCAACTTGGTTGCCATAAACAGTTTGTGAAAATATACAG AGATACTCGCAGTTCAACTTTGGAACTGACCCTTAAGCAGTTGGGAGTTGAATATGTTACGGCAGAAGAAGTACAGACTGCGCAGGCTGAGAGCCGGGACGCTAAAATTGCTCACTGGATCCGATGTTTGCAGATTGCG GTAAAGTTGCTTTTTCCTAGTGAACGCGCACTGTGTGATCAAATTTTTGAAGGGAAGCATGCATGGAAAGACCATTGCTTTGCTGCAGCAACATCCAAAAGCCTCTTGAATCTACTCAGCTTCGGACAAGCTATTTCTAAATCTAAGACAGCACCAGACAAAGTATTTTTGCTGCTAGATATGTTTGACCGAACATTGGAACTTCAATCTGAG GTTGAGGCAGTCTTTGCAGGAGATGAATGCGCTGAAAACCGGAAATCTGCAAGTACTTTGGTCAAATGTTTAGCACAAGCAGCAAAAAAGACTCTCATTGACTTCAAAGACAGCATTGTGAAGGAGTCGCCTAAGAATACGAGTACTGATGGAGATGTGCATCCTCTAACCAGCTATGTTGGAAACTATATCAAATATCTTATGGA CTATCAGTCATCACTAAAGCTGATCTTTCAAGAATCCAGCAATGGAGATGGAACAAAGTCTGGTCTGGTCTCTGAAATCTCTGGCCTTATACATGCAGTAGAGACCAACCTAGATGTAAAAGCAAAGCAATACAAGGATCATGCCCTGGGAATTCTGTTCTTAATGAATAACATCAACTATATCGTCAGATCTATCCGCGG TTCAGAAGCCAAGGATTTAGTTGGTGATGATTGGATTCAAAGACGCCGAAGGACTGTGCAGCAACATGCTACTCAGTACAAAAGAGTTGCTTGGGGAAAG GTATTGGAGTGTCTCTCAGCTCAAGGTTTAACTTCATCAGTAGGTTCCGCTACAGAAGGTATTGCAGGAAGTGTTGGGAGTATCGGATCGCACAGCGGTACAACTTCCACATCTGTGATCAAAGCGAG attcaagtCTTTCAATAAGCAGTTTGAAGAGGTTTGTCAGACTCAGATGAACTGGGCTATTCCCGATAAAGAGTTACGCGATAACCTTATCCTTGCGGTTGCTGAAATTCTGTTACCTGCTTATAGATCTTTCCTGAAACGCTTTGG GCCTCTTGTCGAGAACAGCCATCATGCTTCGAAATATATGAAGTACACTCCAGAAGCACTTGAGCAAACACTTGGTAATCTATTTGCAAAGAAGTTACCACAGTAG